In Pseudomonas sp. Leaf58, one DNA window encodes the following:
- a CDS encoding OprD family porin, translated as MIRATHGPGRALLATLALCPALSQAEEPGWSLLSRNYFLHSDFRSPSGSGQNYRQEWAQGFIGEVRSGFTDGTLGVGIDAHGFLGLKLDGGRGHAGTGLLPRDSDDRAASDYSSAGAALKLRLGNTQLRYGEMTVETPVFDTGDKRLHPEYAAGWLLENSDLPDWHLQAGRFTAFNNQDNSSSHDDFSGYGATTNHRAISLAGATFTPAGPFGGALYAGQLEDTWRQAYLNLNLAEGNWRLDGNIYQTSDTGNASAGAIDTLAYSLLAKYRFGAQALSVAYQKVEGDTPFDFVGGDSIYLANSIKYADFNGPGERSWQLRYDLDFATLGAPGLSLMGRYVSGRGIDGSHAPADGAYAGQQGQGGKHWERDIDLRYVVQSGAAKDLSLSFSHVSHRANQAQAGDDIDRIYLIIEYPLKGSF; from the coding sequence ATGATCCGCGCCACTCACGGACCAGGCCGCGCCCTGCTCGCCACCCTCGCCCTGTGCCCGGCCCTCAGCCAGGCCGAAGAACCCGGCTGGTCGCTGCTCAGCCGTAACTATTTCCTGCACAGCGACTTCCGCTCGCCCTCCGGCAGCGGCCAGAACTACCGCCAGGAATGGGCCCAGGGCTTCATCGGGGAAGTCCGCTCCGGCTTCACCGACGGCACCCTCGGCGTTGGCATCGATGCCCATGGCTTTCTCGGCCTCAAGCTCGACGGTGGCCGCGGCCATGCCGGCACCGGCCTGCTGCCGCGCGACAGCGATGACCGCGCCGCGTCCGACTACTCCAGCGCCGGTGCCGCGCTCAAGCTGCGCCTAGGCAACACCCAACTGCGCTACGGCGAAATGACCGTGGAAACGCCGGTGTTCGACACTGGCGACAAACGCCTGCACCCGGAATACGCCGCCGGCTGGTTGCTGGAGAACAGCGACCTGCCCGACTGGCACCTGCAGGCCGGGCGTTTCACTGCCTTCAACAATCAGGACAACAGCTCCAGCCACGACGACTTCAGCGGCTACGGCGCCACCACCAACCACCGTGCTATCAGCCTGGCCGGCGCCACGTTCACGCCCGCGGGCCCCTTCGGCGGCGCGCTGTACGCCGGGCAACTGGAGGACACCTGGCGCCAGGCTTACCTCAACCTCAACCTGGCCGAGGGCAACTGGCGCCTGGACGGCAATATCTACCAGACCAGCGACACCGGCAACGCCAGCGCCGGAGCAATCGACACCCTCGCCTACAGCCTGCTGGCCAAGTACCGCTTCGGCGCCCAGGCGCTGAGCGTGGCCTACCAGAAGGTCGAAGGTGACACGCCATTCGATTTCGTTGGCGGCGACTCCATCTACCTGGCCAACTCGATCAAGTACGCCGACTTCAACGGCCCCGGCGAGCGCTCGTGGCAGCTGCGTTACGACCTCGACTTCGCCACCCTCGGCGCCCCCGGCCTGAGCTTGATGGGCCGCTACGTCAGCGGCCGTGGCATAGACGGTAGCCACGCCCCGGCCGATGGCGCCTACGCAGGCCAGCAAGGCCAGGGTGGCAAGCACTGGGAGCGCGACATCGACCTGAGGTACGTGGTGCAGTCGGGCGCCGCCAAGGACCTGAGCCTGTCGTTTTCGCATGTCAGCCACCGGGCTAACCAGGCCCAAGCCGGCGATGACATCGACCGCATTTACCTGATCATCGAATACCCACTCAAAGGCAGCTTCTGA
- a CDS encoding amidohydrolase, whose protein sequence is MSQDRNDKTRRQFLATSTVIGAAGALWSALPFTGSAYASTQGGSMTADLILFNGKLHTVDREKPTATAVAIKDGRFIAVGNDAEAMAHKGATTQIIDLKQRTVIPGLNDSHLHLIRGGLNYNLELRWEGVPSVADALRMLKDQAARTPTPQWVRVVGGWNEFQFAEKRMPTLEEINQAAPETPVFLLHLYDRALLNRAALKAVGYDKSTPNPPGGEIQRDKFGNPTGMLIARPNAMILYATLAKGPKLPLEYQVNSTRQFMRELNRLGLTSAIDAGGGYQNFPDDYSVIQELADNNQLTVRIAYNLFTQKPKEELDDFRKWTSSVKLHSGTDFLRHNGAGEMLVFSAADFEDFLEPRPDLPQTMEQELEPVVRHLVEQRWPFRLHATYNESITRMLDVFEKVNRDIPFNGLPWFFDHAETITPQNIERVRALGGGIAIQDRMAFQGEYFVDRYGAKAAEQTPPIKRMLDMGVPVGAGTDATRVSSYNPWTSLYWLVSGKTVGGMELYPEGLSRDTALQLFTQGSAWFSSEQGKKGQIKVGQLADLAALSLDFFSVDEEAIKGIESVLTVVDGKVVYGAAEFDKLGPPQVPVLPEWSPVAKVPGHWRVGTPSLAAAVHQCSGPCGVHAHSHDKARKSSVPVNDFQGFWGALGCSCFAF, encoded by the coding sequence ATGTCCCAGGACCGCAACGATAAGACCCGGCGCCAGTTCCTCGCCACCAGCACCGTGATCGGTGCCGCCGGCGCGCTCTGGTCCGCATTGCCCTTTACCGGTTCCGCTTACGCATCCACCCAAGGAGGCTCCATGACCGCCGATCTGATTCTGTTCAACGGCAAACTGCACACCGTTGATCGTGAAAAGCCCACCGCGACCGCCGTCGCCATCAAGGATGGCCGCTTCATCGCCGTGGGCAACGACGCCGAGGCCATGGCCCACAAGGGCGCCACCACGCAGATCATCGACCTTAAGCAACGCACCGTCATCCCCGGCCTGAACGACTCGCACCTGCACCTGATCCGTGGTGGCCTGAACTACAACCTGGAGCTGCGCTGGGAAGGCGTGCCGTCGGTGGCCGATGCCCTGCGCATGCTCAAAGACCAAGCCGCCCGCACGCCGACCCCACAGTGGGTGCGCGTGGTTGGTGGCTGGAACGAATTCCAGTTCGCCGAAAAACGCATGCCGACGCTGGAAGAGATCAACCAGGCCGCACCCGAGACCCCGGTGTTCCTGCTGCACCTGTACGACCGCGCGCTGCTCAACCGCGCCGCGCTCAAGGCCGTCGGTTACGACAAGAGCACTCCGAACCCGCCGGGTGGCGAGATTCAGCGTGACAAGTTCGGCAACCCGACTGGCATGCTGATCGCCCGCCCCAACGCGATGATCCTCTACGCCACGCTGGCCAAGGGGCCGAAGCTGCCGCTGGAGTATCAAGTCAATTCCACCCGCCAGTTCATGCGCGAGCTCAACCGCTTGGGGTTGACCAGCGCCATCGATGCTGGCGGTGGCTACCAGAACTTCCCCGACGACTACTCGGTGATCCAGGAACTGGCTGACAACAACCAGCTGACCGTGCGCATCGCCTACAACCTGTTCACCCAGAAGCCTAAGGAAGAGCTCGACGACTTCCGCAAGTGGACCTCCAGCGTCAAGCTGCACAGCGGCACCGACTTCCTGCGCCATAACGGCGCCGGCGAAATGCTGGTGTTCTCTGCCGCCGACTTCGAGGACTTCCTCGAGCCACGCCCAGACCTGCCGCAAACCATGGAGCAAGAGCTGGAGCCGGTGGTGCGCCACCTGGTCGAGCAGCGTTGGCCGTTCCGCCTGCATGCCACCTACAACGAATCGATCACGCGCATGCTCGACGTATTCGAGAAAGTTAACCGCGACATCCCATTCAACGGCCTGCCGTGGTTCTTCGACCACGCCGAAACCATCACCCCGCAGAACATCGAGCGTGTGCGTGCGCTGGGCGGGGGTATCGCCATCCAGGACCGCATGGCCTTCCAGGGCGAGTACTTCGTCGACCGCTACGGCGCCAAGGCTGCCGAGCAAACCCCGCCAATCAAGCGCATGCTCGATATGGGCGTGCCGGTGGGGGCCGGTACCGACGCCACCCGCGTGTCCAGCTACAACCCGTGGACCTCGTTGTACTGGCTGGTCAGCGGCAAGACCGTCGGTGGCATGGAGCTGTACCCGGAAGGCCTCAGCCGCGATACCGCGCTGCAGCTGTTTACCCAGGGCAGTGCCTGGTTCTCCAGCGAGCAGGGCAAGAAAGGGCAAATCAAGGTGGGCCAGTTGGCTGACCTGGCGGCATTGTCGCTGGACTTCTTCAGCGTTGATGAGGAAGCGATCAAGGGCATCGAATCGGTGCTGACCGTGGTCGATGGCAAGGTGGTGTATGGCGCGGCGGAATTCGACAAGCTTGGCCCACCGCAGGTACCGGTGCTGCCGGAGTGGTCACCGGTTGCCAAGGTGCCAGGGCACTGGCGCGTCGGTACCCCGTCGCTGGCTGCAGCCGTGCACCAGTGCTCGGGGCCTTGCGGGGTGCATGCCCACAGCCATGACAAGGCACGCAAGTCGAGCGTGCCGGTCAATGACTTCCAGGGCTTCTGGGGGGCGCTGGGGTGCTCGTGCTTTGCGTTCTAA